One genomic window of Cheilinus undulatus linkage group 7, ASM1832078v1, whole genome shotgun sequence includes the following:
- the cks2 gene encoding cyclin-dependent kinases regulatory subunit 2, with product MTAAACRARQNCQLSRKPATFHFLKSSLDFGGNIYQQLKMSKKQIFYSDKYNDEEFEYRHVVLPKQLSKLVPSSHLMTEEEWRGLGVQQSQGWVHYMIHKPEPHILLFRRPLPKE from the exons ATGACAGCAGCAGCTTGTCGGGCTCGCCAAAATTGCCAATTATCGAGAAAGCCAGCAACTTTTCATTTCCTAAAAAGCTCTCTAGACTTCGGCGGTAACATTTATCAACAGttgaaaatgtctaaaaaacaaattttctaTTCTGACAAGTACAACGACGAGGAGTTCGAGTACAG GCATGTCGTGCTTCCAAAGCAGCTGTCCAAATTGGTGCCCTCCTCCCACCTGATGACggaggaagagtggaggggTCTTGGGGTGCAGCAGAGCCAGGGCTGGGTTCACTACATGATACACAAACCGG AGCCGCACATACTGCTTTTCAGAAGACCACTCCCTAAGGAGTAA
- the odf3l2b gene encoding outer dense fiber protein 3-like protein 2b — protein sequence MEKKYPTIAGREKGPGPGRYGLPSTIGFIGHDFTKPTSPAYSFHGRMSDNMYYVDSSPGPQYHVDAKLTRFGRDGTPAYSMLGRMKAQKEILQTPGPGAYSPEKAPPCNLQRRPPSYTMSARTHYRSIDTVPAPNKYSLPPLMGPQVPNKPASASYTMSANYSTGGPSVDLAKTPGPCRYNSTDPNVYLTRQPAFSMLGRHNLPKDTVKKPGPGTYSPEKVIVHKARAPAYSLGIRHSEFITPLVVNVSE from the exons atggagaaaaagtacCCCACTATTGCAGGAAGGGAAAAAG GCCCAGGTCCTGGGCGCTATGGGCTTCCTTCCACCATTGGATTTATTGGCCATGACTTCACTAAGCCAACCAGCCCTGCTTATTCTTTTCATGGCAGGATGAGtgacaaca TGTATTATGTTGACTCCAGCCCTGGCCCTCAGTACCATGTTGATGCAAAATTGACTCGTTTTGGAAGAGATGGCACTCCTGCATACTCAATGTTGGGCAGAATGAAAGCTCAGA AAGAGATCCTACAGACTCCAGGTCCAGGTGCGTACAGTCCTGAGAAAGCCCCTCCATGTAACCTTCAACGCAGACCTCCATCCTACACTATGAGCGCCCGTACCCACTACAGGAGCATCGACACAGTACCAGCTCCTAACAAGTACTCTCTCCCTCCACTCATGGGCCCTCAGGTCCCAAACAAACCAGCCAGTGCAAGCTACACCATGTCAGCTAATTACAGCACAGGGGGACCATCTGTGGATTTAGCCAAGACACCAGGGCCCTGCAGATACAACAGCACGGACCCAAATGTTTATCTCACCCGGCAGCCAGCGTTTTCCATGCTGGGGCGTCACAACTTACCCAAAGATACTGTGAAGAAGCCAGGTCCTGGGACTTACAGTCCAGAGAAAGTGATTGTTCACAAAGCTCGAGCACCAGCATACTCCCTGGGCATCAGACACTCTGAATTTATCACTCCACTAGTGGTCAATGTCTCTGAGTGA